One part of the Roseomonas gilardii genome encodes these proteins:
- a CDS encoding site-specific tyrosine recombinase XerD, whose translation MDARVEAFLEMLAAERGAARNTLAAYEADLTDVAGWLRRKGGTLDGASPEALRAYLAGLSGAGLSARTVARRLSALRQFFRFLAREGMRGDDPTALLDTPRLPQSLPKALREEEVEALIAGASRLPGRSGLLAVAACEMLYGSGLRVSELVALPAAALRDTAPLVAIRGKGGRERLIPISARAREALAGLATEEEKGGPAARWLFPSRAAAGHLTRQRLNQLLRAAALEAGLDPARATPHVLRHSFATHLLNRGADLRSLQVLLGHADIATTQIYTKVLEERLRAVMELHHPLSDAVAPAGERGTG comes from the coding sequence ATGGATGCCCGTGTCGAGGCCTTTCTGGAGATGCTGGCGGCCGAGCGCGGCGCGGCCCGCAACACCCTGGCCGCCTATGAGGCGGACCTGACGGATGTGGCGGGATGGCTGCGCCGGAAAGGCGGGACGCTGGACGGCGCCTCGCCCGAAGCGCTGCGCGCCTATCTCGCCGGGCTCTCGGGCGCGGGGCTTTCGGCGCGCACCGTCGCCCGGCGGCTTTCGGCGCTGCGCCAGTTCTTCCGCTTCCTGGCCCGGGAGGGGATGCGCGGCGACGACCCGACCGCGCTGCTCGACACGCCGCGCCTGCCGCAATCCCTGCCCAAGGCCCTGCGGGAGGAGGAGGTGGAGGCGCTGATCGCCGGCGCGTCCCGCCTCCCCGGGCGCAGCGGCCTGCTGGCCGTGGCGGCCTGCGAGATGCTCTACGGCTCCGGCCTGCGGGTAAGCGAGCTGGTCGCCCTGCCGGCGGCGGCGCTGCGCGACACGGCGCCGCTGGTCGCCATCCGGGGCAAGGGCGGGCGGGAACGCCTGATCCCGATCAGCGCCCGGGCGCGAGAGGCCCTGGCCGGGCTGGCGACAGAGGAGGAAAAGGGCGGGCCGGCCGCGCGCTGGCTCTTTCCCTCCCGCGCCGCGGCAGGGCACCTGACGCGACAACGGCTGAACCAGTTGCTGCGGGCGGCGGCGCTGGAGGCCGGGCTGGACCCGGCGCGGGCGACGCCGCACGTGCTGCGCCACTCCTTCGCCACCCACCTGCTGAACCGGGGCGCGGACCTGCGCTCTCTGCAGGTGCTGCTCGGCCATGCCGATATCGCGACCACGCAGATCTACACCAAGGTGCTGGAGGAACGGCTGCGGGCGGTGATGGAACTGCACCACCCGCTCTCCGACGCCGTCGCGCCGGCGGGGGAACGCGGCACCGGCTGA
- a CDS encoding BolA family protein: MIPEHPHPAGARATRLQAALAKAFPGAEIAVRDDSHQHAGHSGARPGGETHYTVRVVWPGFLGQSRVARQRAVNMALAGEFASGMHALAIEAKAPGEG, translated from the coding sequence ATGATCCCAGAGCATCCTCATCCTGCTGGCGCGCGCGCCACCCGACTGCAAGCCGCGCTGGCCAAGGCTTTCCCGGGCGCCGAGATCGCGGTGCGCGATGACAGCCATCAGCACGCCGGCCATTCCGGTGCCCGTCCGGGGGGCGAGACGCATTATACCGTCCGGGTGGTCTGGCCGGGTTTCCTGGGGCAATCCAGGGTGGCGCGGCAGCGCGCCGTGAACATGGCCCTGGCGGGGGAATTCGCCAGTGGCATGCATGCCCTTGCCATCGAAGCCAAGGCGCCGGGCGAGGGCTGA
- a CDS encoding acyltransferase family protein: MPSRRYHELDVVRGLAAFIVLLHHVWMSFPQAFYVPPLTEASGPADYLFFALKYTPARFLVAGPGCVAVFFVLSGFVLSASFENGRGISYGQYVVKRLCRIYLPFAVAVLVAAGLYVATYKGAVPGMSGWLNATSWSVPLTPDLLLGHLAAYGMEPYHDLNAPMWSLIVELRASLLFPLVFLLVRSRSLWAPLLALGLYLVAAGFMSLDGQTLPMTMLGSLAFLFQWMPLFFLGSALWFQRERLERLFSGLPALGRLGLVAVALLLLGMPAWGPVSTTSMVMKLVWMLGMSLAATIIITAAISTALFHRLAAIRPLRRLGEISYSLYLFHQIVILALAHGLVGILPPGLAVLLAIPVSLVVAELGYRLVETPSMRLGQWLTRGARRVPEAPAALEPMDASEDLGVALAAERR; the protein is encoded by the coding sequence ATGCCTTCCAGGCGCTATCATGAACTGGACGTCGTGCGAGGTCTCGCCGCTTTCATCGTGCTTCTTCACCATGTGTGGATGTCGTTTCCACAGGCATTCTACGTGCCGCCGCTGACCGAGGCATCCGGTCCGGCCGACTATCTGTTTTTCGCGTTGAAATACACGCCGGCACGCTTCCTGGTGGCCGGGCCGGGCTGCGTCGCGGTGTTCTTCGTGCTGAGCGGCTTCGTCCTCTCCGCATCCTTCGAGAACGGGCGCGGCATCTCCTACGGGCAGTATGTGGTGAAGCGGCTGTGCCGGATCTACCTGCCCTTCGCCGTCGCGGTGCTGGTGGCGGCCGGACTCTATGTTGCAACCTATAAGGGTGCCGTCCCTGGCATGAGCGGCTGGCTGAATGCGACCTCCTGGTCGGTGCCGCTCACGCCGGACCTGCTCCTCGGCCATCTCGCCGCCTATGGCATGGAGCCGTATCACGACCTGAACGCCCCGATGTGGAGCCTGATCGTCGAGTTGCGGGCCTCGCTGCTCTTCCCGCTTGTCTTCCTGCTGGTGCGGAGCCGCAGCCTCTGGGCGCCGCTGCTGGCCCTGGGCCTCTATCTGGTGGCGGCCGGCTTCATGAGCCTGGATGGCCAGACCCTGCCCATGACGATGTTGGGCAGCCTCGCCTTCCTGTTCCAGTGGATGCCGCTCTTCTTCCTCGGCTCGGCGCTCTGGTTCCAGCGCGAGAGGCTGGAGCGGCTCTTCTCCGGCCTGCCCGCCCTGGGCCGGCTGGGGCTGGTGGCCGTGGCGCTGCTGCTGCTGGGCATGCCGGCCTGGGGGCCCGTCTCCACCACGAGCATGGTGATGAAGCTGGTCTGGATGCTGGGCATGAGCCTGGCCGCCACGATCATCATCACCGCCGCGATCAGCACCGCCCTGTTCCATCGCCTGGCGGCCATCCGGCCGCTGCGGCGGCTCGGGGAGATCTCCTACAGCCTGTACCTCTTCCACCAGATCGTCATCCTGGCCCTGGCGCATGGGCTGGTGGGAATCCTGCCGCCCGGCCTCGCGGTGCTGCTGGCGATCCCCGTTTCGCTGGTGGTGGCGGAACTCGGCTACCGGCTGGTCGAGACGCCCAGCATGCGGCTGGGCCAGTGGCTGACGCGTGGCGCCCGGCGTGTCCCGGAGGCCCCGGCGGCGCTGGAGCCGATGGATGCCTCGGAGGACCTCGGCGTCGCCCTGGCGGCCGAACGCCGATAG
- a CDS encoding J domain-containing protein yields MAPDAHKGDTMARRGTTHTPPSPGSSSFRRCDFPGCEAAGEFRAPRDRSRLRDYYHFCLEHVRAYNQAWDFYKGMTPEEIEVHLKEDSGWQRPTWPLGRLGMQGKFDPSQLKDPLGLFADAKPTPRKSATKAPAELRAALDVLGLGWPLEEDALRERWKELAKRYHPDTNGGDKSAEERLKDVNRAYSLLRKRLATMGAQATSVAA; encoded by the coding sequence ATGGCGCCGGACGCCCATAAGGGGGACACCATGGCCCGACGCGGCACGACACACACTCCGCCCTCACCCGGAAGCAGCAGCTTCCGCCGTTGCGATTTCCCCGGCTGCGAGGCGGCCGGGGAGTTTCGCGCCCCTCGCGACCGGTCTCGCCTGCGCGACTATTATCATTTCTGTCTGGAACATGTCCGCGCCTACAACCAGGCGTGGGATTTCTACAAGGGAATGACGCCGGAGGAGATCGAGGTCCATCTCAAGGAGGATTCCGGCTGGCAGCGCCCGACCTGGCCGCTTGGCCGCCTCGGCATGCAGGGCAAGTTCGATCCCTCGCAGCTCAAGGACCCGCTCGGCCTCTTCGCCGACGCCAAGCCCACCCCTCGAAAGTCGGCGACCAAGGCCCCAGCTGAGCTCCGTGCGGCGCTCGACGTGCTGGGCCTCGGCTGGCCTCTCGAAGAGGATGCGCTGCGCGAGCGTTGGAAAGAACTCGCCAAGCGCTATCATCCCGACACCAACGGAGGCGACAAGTCGGCCGAGGAGCGTCTGAAGGACGTGAACCGTGCCTACAGCCTGCTGCGCAAGCGGCTCGCCACCATGGGGGCCCAGGCGACCAGCGTCGCCGCCTGA
- the aroB gene encoding 3-dehydroquinate synthase: MLALGTVSRNLDILADPHSERNRGSAAPPAEADRAAKHVQTGSGAGNIRGEAGAVADSTAPARMAAVAARSIVLVGLPGAGKSSIGRRLAARLGRPFLDTDAEIEAAAGLPVSEIFARYGEAHFRDGERRVIARILAGPPVVLATGGGAFNDPRTRASVRASGAVAVWLRCSLSALVRRVAGRDHRPMFVGRDPAEVLHGLMQMRHPYYAEADIVVDCTDETPDMTTANVEVALGAHEAPSRLPVTLGARSYEVAIGGHLLERAGGLLAPVLPARRVAVVSDAAVAALHGARLRAGLEDAGFEIRAEIAVPPGEGSKSMASLEAVLDALLGAGIDRKTTVIALGGGVVGDLAGFAAAVAMRGLPFVQVPTTLLAQVDSSVGGKTGINLRAGKNLAGAFHQPRMVLADIGTLASLPPRELRAGWAEVAKHGLLQGSLWDWCEAQGPAAMAGDPAALRHAVLESCRLKSAVVAADEREESAEGGRALLNLGHTFGHAVEAECGYDGSLLHGEGVAIGLALAAKLSARLGHCDPALPARVVAHLRDVGLPASIGDLERRFTVEALLGRMRKDKKVRDGALRFVLIREPGDVFTTGDVPEDVVAALLREDGATG; this comes from the coding sequence GTGCTAGCCTTGGGCACCGTGTCGCGCAACCTGGACATCCTCGCCGATCCGCATTCGGAGCGAAACCGTGGCTCCGCTGCCCCGCCGGCGGAAGCCGACCGGGCCGCGAAACACGTCCAGACGGGGAGCGGAGCGGGGAATATCCGCGGGGAAGCCGGCGCGGTCGCGGATTCCACGGCCCCGGCCCGGATGGCGGCGGTCGCGGCCCGCAGCATCGTGCTGGTTGGCCTGCCGGGTGCCGGAAAGTCCTCGATCGGCCGGCGACTCGCGGCGCGGCTCGGCCGCCCCTTCCTCGACACCGATGCCGAGATCGAGGCCGCGGCCGGCCTGCCCGTCTCCGAGATCTTCGCCCGCTATGGCGAGGCGCATTTCCGCGATGGCGAGCGGCGGGTGATTGCCCGCATCCTGGCCGGCCCGCCGGTGGTGCTGGCCACGGGGGGCGGCGCCTTCAACGACCCGCGCACCCGTGCCTCGGTGCGCGCTTCCGGCGCCGTCGCGGTCTGGCTGCGCTGCTCTCTTTCCGCCCTGGTGCGCCGGGTGGCCGGGCGGGACCACCGCCCGATGTTCGTCGGGCGCGACCCGGCCGAGGTGCTGCACGGCCTCATGCAGATGCGCCATCCTTATTATGCGGAAGCCGATATCGTGGTGGATTGCACCGACGAGACCCCCGACATGACCACCGCCAATGTCGAGGTGGCGCTCGGCGCCCATGAGGCCCCGTCCCGCCTCCCCGTCACGCTGGGCGCGCGCAGCTACGAGGTCGCCATCGGCGGGCACCTGCTCGAACGCGCCGGCGGGCTGCTGGCCCCGGTGCTGCCGGCGCGCCGCGTGGCGGTGGTGTCCGACGCGGCGGTGGCGGCCCTGCACGGCGCCCGGCTGCGGGCCGGGCTGGAGGATGCGGGCTTCGAGATCCGTGCCGAGATCGCCGTGCCGCCCGGCGAGGGCTCCAAGAGCATGGCTTCGCTGGAGGCCGTGCTGGACGCGCTGCTCGGCGCCGGGATCGACCGCAAGACGACCGTGATCGCCCTGGGCGGCGGCGTGGTGGGCGACCTGGCCGGCTTCGCGGCCGCCGTTGCCATGCGCGGCCTGCCTTTCGTGCAGGTGCCGACGACCCTGCTGGCCCAGGTGGATTCCTCGGTCGGCGGCAAGACCGGGATCAACCTGCGCGCCGGCAAGAACCTCGCCGGCGCCTTCCACCAGCCGCGCATGGTGCTGGCCGATATCGGCACCCTCGCCTCCCTGCCCCCGCGCGAGCTGCGCGCTGGCTGGGCCGAGGTCGCCAAGCACGGGCTGCTTCAGGGATCGCTCTGGGACTGGTGCGAGGCGCAGGGGCCGGCGGCCATGGCCGGGGACCCGGCGGCGCTGCGCCACGCGGTGCTGGAATCCTGCCGCCTGAAATCCGCCGTGGTGGCCGCCGACGAGCGCGAGGAATCCGCCGAGGGCGGCCGGGCGCTGCTGAATCTCGGCCATACCTTCGGCCATGCGGTGGAAGCCGAGTGCGGCTATGACGGCAGCCTGCTGCATGGCGAGGGGGTGGCCATCGGCCTCGCCTTGGCGGCGAAGCTCTCCGCCCGGCTGGGTCACTGCGACCCGGCCCTGCCCGCCCGGGTGGTGGCGCATCTGCGCGATGTGGGGCTGCCCGCCTCGATCGGCGACCTGGAACGGCGCTTTACCGTGGAGGCCCTGCTGGGGCGGATGCGCAAGGACAAGAAGGTCCGCGACGGCGCGCTCCGCTTCGTGCTGATCCGGGAGCCCGGTGACGTCTTCACCACGGGCGACGTGCCGGAAGACGTGGTGGCGGCCCTGCTGCGCGAGGACGGCGCCACCGGCTGA
- a CDS encoding DUF2889 domain-containing protein, with protein sequence MPLSQPVARSLQHNRDIALRGYEREDGSFDIEARLTDTKAYPLPNLDRGTLMPGDALHDMWIRLTVDADMLILSCEAATDSSPYAICPDIAPNFARLAGVRIGPGFNRAVKERVGGTEGCTHLRELLAQMATVAYQTLHSVRTRRRRDSGEGEPPLSPGIVGTCYAYAPDSPVVRRRKG encoded by the coding sequence ATGCCCCTTTCCCAGCCCGTGGCACGCAGCCTCCAGCACAACCGCGACATTGCCCTGCGCGGCTATGAGCGCGAGGACGGGTCCTTCGACATCGAGGCCCGTCTGACCGACACCAAGGCCTATCCGCTGCCCAATCTGGACCGCGGCACCCTGATGCCGGGCGACGCCCTGCACGACATGTGGATCCGGCTGACGGTGGATGCCGACATGCTGATCCTGTCCTGCGAGGCGGCGACGGACAGTTCGCCCTATGCGATCTGCCCGGACATCGCGCCGAACTTCGCCCGGCTGGCCGGGGTCCGCATCGGTCCGGGCTTCAACCGCGCCGTGAAGGAGCGGGTCGGCGGCACGGAGGGGTGCACCCATCTGCGGGAGCTCCTGGCCCAGATGGCCACGGTGGCCTACCAGACCCTGCATTCGGTCCGCACCCGCCGGCGCCGGGATAGCGGAGAAGGCGAGCCGCCCTTGTCGCCGGGGATCGTCGGCACCTGTTACGCCTATGCGCCCGACAGCCCCGTGGTGCGGCGGCGGAAGGGCTGA
- a CDS encoding phosphatase PAP2 family protein: protein MTRFEHRDATPELPGLLGLLLVAGGLLGFVALAALVHGDSLEGFDRHLLLLLRDPADLERPIGPHWLPAIAQDVTALGSNVILVSVSLVVLGGLLLERKRGAALLTAVSILGGTVLSLLVKLLFERPRPDVVPHMVEVFTASFPSGHAMLSAVTYLTLGALMTRIQAGPRLKLYVMAVAVAVTLLVGASRIYLGVHWPTDVLAGWCLGSAWALSCWLVALRLQRRGQVERPGEAEH from the coding sequence ATGACCCGATTCGAGCACCGCGACGCCACGCCCGAACTGCCGGGGCTGCTCGGCCTGCTGCTGGTGGCGGGCGGGCTGCTGGGCTTCGTGGCACTGGCGGCTCTGGTGCATGGCGACAGCCTGGAAGGTTTCGACCGCCACCTGCTCCTCCTGCTGCGCGACCCGGCCGATCTGGAGCGCCCCATCGGCCCCCATTGGCTGCCGGCGATCGCCCAGGACGTGACCGCCCTGGGCAGCAACGTGATCCTGGTGTCCGTGAGCCTCGTGGTGCTGGGCGGCCTGCTGCTGGAGCGCAAGCGCGGCGCGGCGCTGCTGACCGCCGTGTCCATCCTGGGCGGCACCGTGCTGTCCCTGCTGGTCAAGCTCCTCTTCGAACGGCCGCGCCCGGACGTGGTGCCCCATATGGTGGAGGTCTTCACCGCCAGCTTCCCCAGCGGCCATGCCATGCTCTCGGCCGTCACCTACCTGACCCTGGGGGCGCTGATGACGCGCATCCAGGCGGGGCCGCGGCTGAAGCTCTATGTGATGGCCGTCGCGGTGGCGGTGACGCTGCTGGTGGGCGCCAGCCGGATCTATCTGGGGGTGCACTGGCCGACCGACGTGCTGGCCGGCTGGTGCCTGGGCTCGGCCTGGGCGCTTTCCTGTTGGCTCGTGGCCCTGCGCCTGCAACGGCGCGGCCAGGTCGAGAGGCCAGGCGAGGCGGAGCACTGA
- a CDS encoding esterase-like activity of phytase family protein → MRRRRLLGGGLLAATAGLGGCALALRPGGGPLSRPLPPPEGDPPFGAGRVLGVLELDARRLGGEGLSGLHVSDELLLTAIGDRGAWCHARLVLDERGVPLRLEAPRTGRLHDARWRALPVPFSADAESLARLPDGSWLVGFERWHRIWRYRDLNGPAEPVEAPPRLEEAPLNGGLESLAVLADGRWLAIAEKYHADEAGTLRHAWIGGPGRWQALAYRPAPGFDPSDACPLPDGGALVLERHFSWLDGLRGRLCHIPEERLTRAAAGSVLEGDGLLDLADPLPTDNWEGVSVFHHRGQRLAALISDDNGLPIQRTLLMVVRL, encoded by the coding sequence TTGCGCCGGCGTCGCCTGCTCGGGGGCGGGCTGCTGGCCGCCACGGCCGGGCTGGGCGGCTGCGCCCTGGCCCTGCGTCCCGGTGGCGGGCCCCTGTCGCGCCCCCTGCCGCCACCGGAGGGCGATCCGCCCTTCGGGGCGGGGCGCGTGCTGGGGGTGCTGGAGTTGGATGCCCGGCGCCTGGGTGGCGAGGGCCTGTCCGGCCTGCATGTCTCCGACGAGCTTCTCCTCACCGCGATCGGCGATCGCGGCGCCTGGTGCCATGCGCGGCTCGTGCTGGATGAGCGGGGCGTGCCGCTGCGGCTGGAGGCGCCGCGCACCGGGCGCCTGCACGATGCGCGCTGGCGCGCCCTGCCCGTTCCCTTCTCGGCCGATGCGGAAAGCCTGGCCCGCCTGCCGGACGGCTCCTGGCTGGTCGGCTTCGAGCGCTGGCACCGGATCTGGCGCTATCGCGACCTGAACGGACCGGCCGAGCCGGTCGAGGCGCCGCCGAGGCTGGAGGAGGCACCGCTGAACGGGGGGCTGGAAAGCCTCGCCGTGCTGGCGGACGGACGCTGGCTCGCCATCGCCGAGAAGTACCATGCGGACGAGGCCGGCACGCTGCGCCATGCCTGGATCGGAGGACCGGGGCGCTGGCAGGCCCTGGCCTATCGCCCCGCACCGGGCTTCGATCCCTCCGACGCCTGTCCCCTGCCGGATGGCGGCGCGCTGGTGCTGGAGCGGCATTTCTCCTGGCTGGACGGGCTGCGTGGGCGGCTCTGCCACATCCCGGAGGAGCGCCTGACCCGGGCCGCGGCCGGCAGCGTGCTGGAAGGCGATGGGCTTCTGGACCTGGCCGACCCGCTGCCCACGGACAACTGGGAAGGGGTCAGCGTCTTCCACCACCGGGGGCAACGGCTGGCCGCCCTCATCTCGGACGATAACGGCCTGCCCATCCAACGGACCTTGCTGATGGTGGTCCGCCTCTGA
- the cobS gene encoding cobaltochelatase subunit CobS has product MDTIATLPDSRPDMPDARVKVREVFGIDTDLEVPAFSNPTEHVPERDPTYRFDRDTTLAILAGFAFNRRVMIQGYHGTGKSTHVEQVAARLNWPCIRVNLDSHISRIDLVGKDAIVLKDGKQVTEFKEGILPWALQRPCAIVFDEYDAGRPDVMFVIQRVLEVEGKLTLLDQNRVIRPHPGFRIFATANTVGLGDTTGLYHGTQQINQGQMDRWNIVATLNYLPHKQETDIVSAKMGVTDAKGRKQIEAMVSLADLTRAGFIAGDISTVMSPRTVITWAENAKIFGDVGFAFRLSFLNKCDEAERATVAEYYQRCFNEEIPTGLYVKA; this is encoded by the coding sequence ATGGACACCATCGCCACCTTGCCCGATAGCCGTCCCGACATGCCCGACGCGCGGGTCAAGGTGCGCGAGGTCTTCGGGATCGACACGGATCTCGAGGTTCCGGCCTTCTCGAACCCGACCGAGCACGTGCCGGAGCGCGACCCGACCTATCGCTTCGACCGCGACACGACGCTCGCCATCCTGGCCGGCTTCGCCTTCAACCGCCGCGTGATGATCCAGGGCTATCACGGCACGGGCAAGTCCACCCATGTGGAGCAGGTGGCCGCCCGGCTGAACTGGCCCTGCATCCGCGTGAACCTGGACAGCCACATCAGCCGCATCGACCTGGTGGGCAAGGACGCCATCGTCCTGAAGGACGGCAAGCAGGTCACCGAGTTCAAGGAAGGCATCCTTCCCTGGGCCCTGCAGCGCCCCTGCGCCATCGTGTTCGACGAGTACGATGCCGGCCGCCCGGACGTGATGTTCGTGATCCAGCGCGTGCTGGAGGTCGAGGGCAAGCTCACCCTGCTGGACCAGAACCGCGTGATCCGCCCGCATCCGGGCTTCCGCATCTTCGCCACCGCCAACACGGTGGGCCTGGGCGACACGACCGGTCTGTATCACGGCACGCAGCAGATCAACCAGGGCCAGATGGACCGCTGGAACATCGTGGCGACGCTGAACTACCTGCCGCACAAGCAGGAGACCGACATCGTTTCCGCCAAGATGGGCGTGACCGACGCGAAGGGCCGCAAGCAGATCGAGGCGATGGTCAGCCTCGCCGACCTGACGCGCGCGGGCTTCATCGCCGGCGACATCTCCACCGTCATGTCGCCGCGCACGGTCATCACCTGGGCCGAGAACGCCAAGATCTTCGGCGATGTCGGCTTCGCCTTCCGCCTTTCCTTCCTCAACAAGTGCGACGAGGCGGAGCGCGCCACGGTGGCCGAGTACTACCAGCGCTGCTTCAACGAGGAGATCCCGACGGGCCTCTACGTGAAGGCCTGA
- the cobT gene encoding cobaltochelatase subunit CobT codes for MSNSKDLSRQEEFKRATAGAVRAIARTDDVQVAFQPGPSGLTGKRARLPLPTRALPPAEMARLRGAADAVALKLRYHDEATHAARLPARRDAKEVFDTLEQARVEAVGSRAMPGVAANLQARLTEQAEAEGYDRMTRKDQLPLPVALGLLAREKLSGEPVPEPARRVLDLWRDTLGERAEAALDEMAGSTEDQDAFARAARKLLTALDLAEAEVEAESSEDEEQQGDQGADSSQVQDNSGEGEAQSEDAESMLGAQPEQAQGEAAEDEGEGEEEDGSAAEGEDRPGGPQQRKEVPASDDASVYRAYTRKFDEEVGADDLCDPEELARLRQQLDQQLSHLQGVVSKLANRLQRRLMAQQQRAWDFDLEEGVLDVARLARVISNPTYSLSYKREREADFRDTVVTLLIDNSGSMRGRPITVAAMCCDILARTLERCSVKTEILGFTTRAWKGGQSRERWVQDGKPRNPGRLNDLRHVVYKAADEPWRRARKNLGLMLREGLLKENIDGEALDWAYKRMLARPEHRRILMVISDGAPVDDSTLSVNPGNYLERHLRKVIADIEGRDIVELVAIGIGHDVTRYYRRAVTIVDAEELGGTMMQKLAELFDEDAAAAYQRAAAERSPALI; via the coding sequence GTGAGCAATTCCAAGGATCTGTCCCGCCAGGAGGAGTTCAAGCGGGCCACCGCCGGCGCGGTCCGCGCCATTGCCCGCACCGATGACGTGCAGGTGGCCTTCCAGCCCGGCCCCTCCGGCCTGACCGGCAAGCGCGCCCGCCTGCCGCTGCCGACCCGGGCCCTGCCGCCCGCGGAGATGGCGCGCCTGCGCGGCGCCGCCGATGCCGTGGCGCTCAAGCTGCGATACCACGACGAGGCCACCCACGCCGCCCGCCTGCCCGCGCGCCGCGACGCGAAGGAGGTCTTCGACACGCTGGAGCAGGCGCGCGTCGAGGCGGTGGGCAGCCGGGCGATGCCGGGCGTCGCCGCCAACCTCCAGGCACGGCTGACCGAGCAGGCCGAGGCCGAGGGCTATGACCGCATGACCCGCAAGGACCAGCTGCCGCTGCCGGTGGCGCTGGGCCTGCTGGCGCGGGAGAAGCTGTCCGGCGAGCCGGTGCCCGAGCCCGCCCGCCGCGTCCTCGACCTGTGGCGCGACACGCTGGGCGAGCGGGCCGAGGCCGCGCTCGACGAGATGGCGGGCAGCACCGAGGACCAGGACGCCTTTGCCCGCGCCGCCCGCAAGCTGCTGACCGCGCTCGACCTCGCCGAGGCCGAGGTGGAGGCCGAGAGCAGCGAGGACGAGGAGCAGCAGGGCGATCAGGGCGCCGATTCCTCCCAGGTCCAGGACAATTCCGGCGAGGGCGAGGCGCAGTCCGAGGATGCCGAGAGCATGCTCGGCGCCCAGCCCGAGCAGGCCCAGGGCGAGGCCGCCGAGGATGAGGGCGAGGGCGAGGAGGAGGACGGTTCCGCCGCCGAGGGCGAGGACCGCCCGGGCGGGCCGCAGCAGCGCAAGGAGGTCCCCGCCTCCGACGATGCCTCCGTCTATCGCGCCTATACGCGGAAGTTCGACGAGGAGGTCGGCGCCGACGACCTTTGCGATCCGGAGGAGCTGGCCCGTCTGCGGCAGCAGCTCGACCAGCAGCTTTCCCACCTGCAGGGCGTCGTCTCCAAGCTGGCCAACCGGCTGCAGCGCCGCCTGATGGCGCAGCAGCAGCGCGCCTGGGATTTCGACCTGGAGGAAGGGGTGCTGGACGTGGCGCGGCTGGCCCGGGTCATCTCCAACCCGACCTATTCGCTGTCCTACAAGCGCGAGCGCGAGGCGGACTTCCGCGACACGGTCGTCACCCTGCTGATCGACAATTCCGGCTCGATGCGCGGCCGGCCGATCACCGTGGCCGCCATGTGCTGCGACATCCTGGCCCGCACGCTGGAGCGCTGCTCGGTGAAGACCGAGATCCTGGGCTTCACCACCCGCGCCTGGAAAGGCGGCCAGTCGCGCGAGCGCTGGGTGCAGGATGGCAAGCCGCGCAACCCGGGCCGGCTGAACGACCTGCGCCATGTCGTGTACAAGGCGGCGGACGAGCCCTGGCGCCGGGCGCGCAAGAATCTCGGCCTGATGCTGCGCGAGGGGCTGCTCAAGGAGAACATCGACGGCGAGGCGCTGGACTGGGCCTATAAGCGCATGCTCGCCCGCCCGGAGCACCGCCGCATCCTGATGGTGATCTCGGATGGGGCGCCGGTGGATGACAGCACCCTCTCGGTGAATCCCGGCAACTACCTGGAGCGGCATCTGCGCAAGGTGATCGCGGATATCGAGGGACGCGACATCGTGGAGCTGGTGGCCATCGGCATCGGCCATGACGTCACGCGCTATTACCGCCGCGCCGTGACCATCGTGGATGCCGAGGAGCTGGGCGGCACGATGATGCAGAAGCTGGCCGAGCTGTTCGACGAGGATGCCGCGGCCGCCTATCAGCGCGCCGCCGCGGAACGCTCCCCCGCCCTGATCTGA